One genomic segment of Sorex araneus isolate mSorAra2 chromosome X, mSorAra2.pri, whole genome shotgun sequence includes these proteins:
- the MATN3 gene encoding matrilin-3 yields the protein MRGGERDGGLAAGAPGQGGSRRRRAGAGGGGVGAAEGGGERPSQAAPGRAHPDAQTPAASPQTFRPGRWNARTRLLVGPGAGSPPCAPRAPGAGPRAAGPLNERRGRGARRTQTRVDGARPPEPAPTPMARHLPGPVLLLLLLLLPPPPAAPGLLARPGARRVGTRGPGGSPGRRPAPAAPTRGEPYSGGGQPGVARGGAGVCKSRPLDLVFIIDSSRSVRPLEFTKVKTFVSRIIDTLDIGEADTRVAVVNYASTVKIEFHLGTHTEKQALKKAVARITPLSTGTMSGLAIQTAMDEVFNVQAGARGPGANIPKVAIIVTDGRPQDQVNEVASRARASGIELYAVGVDRADKESLKLMASDPLDEHVFYVETYGVIEKLSSRFQETFCAVDLCVLGTHQCQHVCVSDGDGKHHCECSQGYSLNADKKTCSEIDKCALNTHGCEHICVNDRTGFYHCECYEGYSLNEDKKTCSAQDQCAFGTHGCQHICVNDQTGTHHCECFEGYTLNADRKTCSARNKCALGSHGCQHICVNDGDASYHCDCFTGYTLNEDKKTCSAIEEARRLISTEDACGCEATLAFQDKVSTYLQRLNTRLDDILEKLQANEYGQIHR from the exons ATGCGGGGCGGGGAGCGAGATGGGGGCCTTGCGGCAGGCGCACCTGGACAGGGCGGGAGCCGGCGccggcgggcgggggctgggggcggaggtGTCGGGGCGGCCGAGGGTGGCGGGGAGAGGCCGAGCCAGGCGGCACCCGGCCGAGCCCACCCAGACGCCCAGACCCCGGCCGCCTCGCCCCAGACATTCCGCCCCGGCCGCTGGAATGCGCGGACAAGGCTCCTTGTGGGCCCCGGGGCGGGGTcccccccctgcgccccccgcgcccccggggcggggcctcgcgccGCGGGACCTTTAAAtgagcggcgggggcggggggcgcgcaggACTCAGACCCGCGTGGACGGAGCGAGGCCACCCgagcccgcccccacccccatggcgCGCCACCTCCCGGGACccgtcctgctgctgctgctgctgctgctgccgccgccccccgccgcccccggactcctggcccggcccggcgcccggAGGGTGGGGACCCGCGGCCCCGGGGGCAGCCCCGGACGGCGGCCCGCTCCGGCCGCGCCCACCCGCGGCGAGCCCTACTCGGGAGGCGGCCAGCCCGGAGTGGCCCGCGGCGGCGCAG GTGTGTGCAAGAGCAGGCCCTTGGACCTGGTGTTTATCATCGATAGTTCTCGGAGCGTCCGGCCCCTCGAGTTCACCAAAGTGAAAACCTTTGTCTCGCGGATCATCGACACACTGGACATCGGGGAGGCAGACACGCGGGTGGCAGTGGTGAATTATGCCAGCACCGTGAAGATCGAGTTCCACCTGGGGACCCACACAGAGAAGCAGGCCCTGAAGAAGGCCGTGGCTCGGATCACGCCTCTGTCCACGGGCACTATGTCAGGCTTGGCCATCCAGACAGCGATGGATGAAGTCTTCAATGTCCAGGCAGGCGCTCGGGGACCCGGTGCCAATATCCCCAAGGTGGCCATCATCGTGACAGATGGGCGGCCTCAGGACCAGGTGAACGAGGTGGCCAGCCGGGCACGGGCATCTGGCATTGAGCTCTATGCTGTCGGAGTGGACCGGGCAGACAAGGAGTCCCTTAAGTTGATGGCCAGTGACCCTTTGGATGAGCACGTCTTCTACGTGGAGACCTACGGGGTCATCGAGAAACTTTCCTCTAGATTCCAGGAAACCTTTTGCG CTGTGGACCTTTGTGTGCTTGGCACACACCAGTGCCAACATGTGTGTGTCAGTGATGGGGACGGCAAACACCATTGTGAGTGCAGCCAAGGGTATTCGCTGAATGCTGACAAGAAGACATGTTCAG AGATTGATAAGTGTGCTCTTAACACTCATGGGTGTGAACATATTTGTGTGAACGACAGAACTGGCTTTTACCATTGTGAATGCTATGAAGGCTATTCCTTGAATGAAGACAAGAAAACTTGCTCAG CTCAAGATCAGTGTGCTTTTGGTACACATGGCTGTCAGCACATTTGTGTGAATGACCAAACTGGGACCCATCACTGTGAATGTTTTGAGGGCTACACTCTGAATGCAGACAGAAAAACATGCTCAG CGCGGAACAAGTGTGCCCTGGGATCTCACGGATGCCAGCACATCTGTGTGAATGATGGAGACGCTTCCTACCACTGTGACTGCTTCACAGGCTACACCTTGAACGAGGACAAGAAGACGTGTTCAG CCATTGAAGAAGCACGGAGACTCATCTCCACAGAAGATGCTTGTGGATGCGAGGCCACGCTGGCATTCCAGGACAAGGTCAGCACATATCTGCAGAGACTCAACACCAGAC TTGATGACATTTTAGAGAAACTGCAAGCAAATGAATATGGACAAATACATCGCTAA